A region of the Sinorhizobium arboris LMG 14919 genome:
TGAGATCGCCGCTTTCACCGTAGGTCAGCTTGCCGATGACAGTGTCGATCGCCTCGCCCGACTTGATGGCGGTGGCGACGGCGGTCGCATCTTCGGTGGAGCCCGCCTTCTCGATACCCGCCTTGAGCACCTGCACGGCTGCATAGGCGTTAAGTGTGAAGGCTTCCGCGGGGATGTTCTTGGCTTTGAGGGCCTCGATCACCGGTGCGGCGGCCGGATTGCGGGTCGCATCGCTGGCATTGGTGTAAATGGTGCCCGCTGCCGCCTCGCCGCCGATCGCCCAGAATTCGGTATTGGAGAGGCCGTCGCCGCCGAGGAGCTGCGCCTGTACGCCCTGGTCGTGCATCTGACGGGCGAGCAGCCCACCTTCCGCGTGATAGCCGCCGAAATAGACCACGTCGACATTCTCGGCCTTTAGGCGGGTGACGATCGCTCCGAAGTCCTTCTCGCCGGGGGTCAGGCCTTCATAAACCACCTCGTTGATCCCGCCTGCATTGATCGCAGCCTTGAAGCCGTCGGCAAGGCCTTTGCCATAGGCGCCCTTGTCGTGCAGCACCGCGACGCGCTTGTCCTTGAAGTTCTTGACGACGTAGTCGGCGGCGACAACAGCCTGCTGATCGTCACGGCCGCAGGTGCGCAGAACGTTCCACAGCCCGCGGGTCGTAAGGTCCGGGGTCGTAGCCGTCGGCGTCACCATCAGGATTCCGTTTTCGGCCAGAACGTCGGATGCCGGCATCGAAGTACCGGAGAGCACCGGACCGACGACGTATTGTATGCCTTCGCCCGCCAGCTGGTTGGCGACCGAGACGGCCTGCTTGGGTTCGCCCGCGTCGTCGACGACCTTGACGACAAGCTTCTCGCCATTGACGCCGCCGGCGCCGTTGATCGCTTCAACCGCCGCTTCGGCGCCGTTCTTGACCTGCTCGCCGAAGGCCGCGACGGGACCGGTGAGCGGAGTGATGACACCGATGGTGATGTCGGCATGGGCGAGCGGCGCAAACGCGACGCTGGCCGCCAGGGTCATTCCGGTCAATCGTGAGAGACGCATTGTGTTTCCTCCTTGGAAAATCCCCCTTTGGGGGGTCTGCTTGATATGTCCGCGCCGCAGTCCGAAAATCGGTCGATTCTCGGAGGAAGTCCATGCGTCTTCCATGCGGCATGGAGTCCTCACCCTGTCGTACCGCCACCCCGGCGCACTTCCGGGAAAAGCGTGTAACGGTTTTCCCTGCGGGAGTGCGTAAGTTCAAGCGTTAGAGCGGGATGTGCGAAAAGCGCACTTTATCTTCATCCCGGCTCTAAGCCGTCATGGATTCCGACCATTCCGCGAGCGCGGCGATTACCCCGGGAAGCGACGCCATTCGCGAGATGACTGTTTCGGCGCCGGCTTCCGTCAGCTTGTCCGCATGGGCTGCGAATGTATGCGAACCGCCGGTGAAACCGACGACGCGCATGCCCGCCGCGCGGGCGCCATGAACGCCGTGGACTGAATCTTCGATGACCAGAACGCGCGCCGGATCGACGCCGAACTGGCCGGCTCCATGCAGGAAGATGTCCGGCTTCGGCTTGACGCGATCCGGGCCAAGGTCGCGAGCCGAATAGATATGCTTGCCGAAATGGTCCTTGATGCCGACTTTGCCGAGCATCATCGCAAGCCGTTCGGAAGTGGAGTTGGAGCAGATGCAATGCGGAAGCGTCAGTTGCATGAGCGCTGGGCGCACGCCCTCGATGATCTTGACGTCGCGGGCAAGCCGCTGATCGAGAATCGAGTCGACCTTGTCGATCAGGGAAGCGGAAAGCGGAATGCTCGCTTCCTTCTCGACCGCCAGCAGCGTATCGCGCCAGGTCATGCCGGAAAAGCGTTCGGACATTTCCTCGATGCTGATCGGATAGCCCGCGTCGGTCAGCAATCCGGCCTCGACTTCCGAGGCGATGATTTCCGAGTCGACGAGCACGCCGTCGCAATCGAAGATAATGAGGTCGATACCGGTCATAAGTCGGTTCCTTGGGAGAAAGGCGCCGCCGGCAGGGGAGGAGCTGAAAAGCGGCGCGGGAAACGGTCGCCGCAGCTTTATACGATGGCGGATCAAAGCTCAACCTGGAGCAGGAGGTCGATAACCAAAGATTGTGGCCGCTTGATATCACAATCGCAGGCGCTCCGCCATTGCGATTTGAAATCATCACGGATTATCGGGGAAAGAGTTCCGAAAAGGCCTTCTCGCCCGCGGCCGTGAACCGAATGGCGCGGCTGTTCCGTTCCCTTTTCGCCCAGCCCTTGTCGATGAAGAACGTCAGCAAGGCTTCCCCGAGCGAGCCCGCGAGGTGCGACCGCCGCTCGCTCCAGTCGAGGCAGGTCCGGCAGATCGGTCGCCGGGATTTCTGCAGCGCCGCGTAATCGATCCCGAGCGACTCGATGCGGATACGCCCTGTATCGGTGAGAGCCAGATCGTCCTCGCCCGTCATTTCGATTTGCCGGGC
Encoded here:
- a CDS encoding HAD family hydrolase: MTGIDLIIFDCDGVLVDSEIIASEVEAGLLTDAGYPISIEEMSERFSGMTWRDTLLAVEKEASIPLSASLIDKVDSILDQRLARDVKIIEGVRPALMQLTLPHCICSNSTSERLAMMLGKVGIKDHFGKHIYSARDLGPDRVKPKPDIFLHGAGQFGVDPARVLVIEDSVHGVHGARAAGMRVVGFTGGSHTFAAHADKLTEAGAETVISRMASLPGVIAALAEWSESMTA
- a CDS encoding ABC transporter substrate-binding protein, with the protein product MRLSRLTGMTLAASVAFAPLAHADITIGVITPLTGPVAAFGEQVKNGAEAAVEAINGAGGVNGEKLVVKVVDDAGEPKQAVSVANQLAGEGIQYVVGPVLSGTSMPASDVLAENGILMVTPTATTPDLTTRGLWNVLRTCGRDDQQAVVAADYVVKNFKDKRVAVLHDKGAYGKGLADGFKAAINAGGINEVVYEGLTPGEKDFGAIVTRLKAENVDVVYFGGYHAEGGLLARQMHDQGVQAQLLGGDGLSNTEFWAIGGEAAAGTIYTNASDATRNPAAAPVIEALKAKNIPAEAFTLNAYAAVQVLKAGIEKAGSTEDATAVATAIKSGEAIDTVIGKLTYGESGDLTSPSFSLYKWEGGQSVAVE